From Polaribacter butkevichii, a single genomic window includes:
- a CDS encoding DUF4230 domain-containing protein: MRFLKYLIVFSVGFFIANFWCYKKEENHKQEEIQVVVNSIKNLSKLVVSKGVFSEVYNYSDSKKYFYDYLSFDKKAIVTVNAVVEVGYDLSKLEIQIDSVGKKIMINKIPDVAIVIAPDVKYFDLQQSQFNTFSKEELNKINKNSIDKIKETIEVTDLKEKAKTRLFEELSKIYQLSTIYNWQVVDNTSSGFFNDFIKVKD, from the coding sequence ATGCGCTTTCTAAAATACCTTATTGTTTTTTCTGTTGGATTTTTTATTGCCAATTTTTGGTGCTATAAAAAAGAAGAAAACCACAAACAAGAAGAAATACAAGTGGTTGTAAACTCTATTAAAAACCTTAGCAAATTGGTGGTTTCTAAGGGTGTTTTTTCTGAAGTTTATAATTATTCTGATTCTAAAAAATATTTTTATGATTATCTTTCTTTTGATAAAAAAGCCATTGTTACTGTTAATGCAGTTGTAGAGGTTGGTTATGATTTATCTAAACTAGAAATTCAAATAGATTCTGTTGGTAAGAAAATTATGATCAACAAAATTCCAGATGTTGCTATTGTAATTGCTCCGGATGTAAAATATTTTGATTTACAACAAAGTCAATTTAATACTTTTTCTAAAGAAGAGTTAAATAAAATAAATAAAAATAGCATTGATAAAATTAAAGAAACAATAGAAGTAACCGATTTAAAAGAAAAAGCTAAAACAAGATTATTTGAAGAGTTGTCTAAAATATACCAACTTTCTACAATTTACAATTGGCAAGTGGTAGATAATACGAGTTCTGGTTTTTTTAATGATTTTATAAAGGTTAAAGATTAA
- a CDS encoding lipoprotein signal peptidase, with amino-acid sequence MSKKSLAILTILIAIILDQIIKIYVKTHFVLGEEVVVFNWFKIHFVENNGMAMGFEFGGKAGKLFLTLFRLVAVTGIIYWLVQNIKKKVHNAVIIAIGLIFSGAVGNIIDSVFYGVIFDGSSHKVATLFADKPYGELFHGRVVDMFYFPLWEGVLPDWIPVIGGEFFTFFQYIFNPADAFISVGVALLFIFSKQAFPKEEVVKE; translated from the coding sequence ATGTCAAAAAAGAGTCTTGCTATATTAACGATACTTATTGCAATTATTTTAGATCAAATTATAAAAATATACGTAAAAACCCATTTTGTTTTAGGAGAAGAAGTGGTTGTTTTTAATTGGTTTAAAATACATTTTGTTGAAAACAATGGGATGGCAATGGGGTTTGAGTTTGGTGGTAAAGCAGGGAAACTTTTTTTAACATTGTTTAGGTTGGTTGCCGTAACAGGAATTATCTATTGGTTGGTACAAAATATCAAGAAAAAAGTACACAACGCTGTTATTATTGCTATTGGTTTAATTTTTTCTGGGGCAGTTGGTAATATTATAGATTCTGTTTTTTACGGAGTTATTTTTGATGGGTCTAGCCATAAAGTAGCGACACTTTTTGCAGACAAACCTTATGGAGAATTATTTCATGGTAGAGTAGTAGATATGTTTTATTTTCCCTTATGGGAAGGCGTTTTACCAGATTGGATCCCTGTAATAGGAGGAGAATTCTTTACTTTTTTTCAATATATATTTAACCCAGCAGATGCTTTTATTAGTGTTGGAGTTGCTTTGTTATTTATATTTAGTAAACAAGCTTTCCCTAAAGAAGAGGTTGTAAAAGAGTAA
- a CDS encoding TraR/DksA family transcriptional regulator, giving the protein MSEVKSKYSAEDLQEFKAIIEKKIARAEEDLALLKAAYKNDSNNGTDDTSHSFKSFDEGSEVMNKEANVQLAIRQEKFIRDLKNALLRIENRTYGVCRVTGKLIQKERLKIVPHATLSIEAKRKQ; this is encoded by the coding sequence ATGTCAGAAGTAAAATCAAAATATTCAGCGGAAGACTTACAAGAGTTTAAGGCAATTATAGAAAAAAAAATAGCGAGAGCAGAAGAAGATTTAGCTTTGTTAAAAGCTGCATATAAAAATGATTCTAATAATGGTACAGATGATACTTCTCATTCGTTTAAATCTTTTGACGAAGGTTCTGAAGTAATGAACAAAGAAGCAAATGTTCAGTTGGCTATTAGACAAGAAAAATTTATTAGAGATTTAAAAAATGCTTTGTTACGTATAGAAAATAGAACGTATGGTGTTTGTAGAGTAACGGGTAAATTAATACAAAAAGAACGTTTAAAAATAGTACCTCATGCAACTTTAAGTATAGAGGCAAAACGTAAACAATAA
- the ileS gene encoding isoleucine--tRNA ligase — translation MKAKFPEYKGLDLPKVAEEILNYWQENNIFEKSVTSRENAKPFVFFEGPPSANGLPGVHHVLARAIKDIFPRYKTMKGFQVKRKAGWDTHGLPIELGVEKELGITKEDIGKKISVEDYNAACRKAVMRYTDIWNDLTNKMGYWVDMEDPYITYEPKYMESVWWLLKEIYNKKLIYKGYTIQPYSPKAGTGLSSHELNQPGTYQDVTDTTVVAQFKAVANTLPGFLQNEGTVYFIAWTTTPWTLPSNTALTVGPKIEYVLVETFNQYTFEPIKVILAKKLVGKQFAGKNNVEVETTEELSTYNAGDKKIPYHVIKEFVGKDLVDIKYEPVLDYCLPNDNPQDAFRVIAGDFVTTEDGTGIVHTAPTFGADDAMVAKQAVPPIPPMLVKDENDNLVPLVDLQGKFRPEMGEFAGKYVKNEYYNDGEAPERSIDVELAIKLKTENKAFKVEKYKHSYPNCWRTDKPILYYPLDSWFIKVTDVKDRMHSLNKTINWKPESTGTGRFGNWLANANDWNLSRSRYWGIPLPIWRSEDGKEEICIGSVKELKEEMANAVAAGVLAKDIFEDFEVDNNSEENYAKIDLHKNIVDEIVLVSASGQPMKRESDLIDVWFDSGSMPYAQWHYPFENKQKIDGNESFPADFIAEGVDQTRGWFYTLHAIATMVFDSVAYKNVVSNGLVLDKNGHKMSKRLGNATDPFTTLSTYGADATRWYMIANANPWDNLKFDLDGIEEVKRKFFGTLYNTYSFFTLYTNLDGFSYEEADIPLEKRPEIDRWVLSELHTLIAKVDKFYEEYEPTRAARAISDFTQDYLSNWYVRLSRRRFWKGDYQTDKISAYQTLYTCMNTIAKLASPIAPFFMDRLYQDLNSVTGKETSESIHLSNFPVYDASFVDKSLERKMENAQIISSLVLSLRAKEKIKVRQPLQKIMIPVDSEQQKEEILAVANLIKNEVNIKEIQILDDASDILIKQIKPNFKTLGPKFGKDMRFIAAEVQKFNQEDINKIEKDKNILLDINGKNIILELSDVEISSKDIEGWLVANEGALTVALDVTITEELRKEGVARELVNRIQNARKDTGLEVTDRIKLTVLNFENLQKSIIDNKEYIMSETLTKELVFVDVLENGTEIEFDTIKSRILIEKM, via the coding sequence ATGAAAGCGAAATTTCCTGAATATAAAGGACTTGACTTACCAAAAGTAGCAGAAGAAATTCTTAATTATTGGCAAGAAAATAACATTTTTGAAAAAAGTGTAACCTCAAGAGAAAATGCAAAACCTTTTGTGTTTTTTGAAGGCCCTCCTTCTGCAAACGGACTTCCAGGAGTTCACCATGTTTTAGCAAGAGCTATTAAAGATATTTTTCCACGTTATAAAACCATGAAAGGCTTTCAGGTAAAAAGAAAAGCTGGTTGGGATACACATGGTTTGCCAATAGAATTGGGTGTTGAGAAAGAATTAGGAATTACCAAAGAAGATATTGGTAAGAAAATTTCTGTAGAAGATTATAATGCTGCTTGTAGAAAAGCGGTAATGCGTTATACTGATATTTGGAATGACCTAACCAATAAAATGGGATATTGGGTAGATATGGAAGATCCATACATTACCTACGAACCTAAATATATGGAATCTGTTTGGTGGCTTTTAAAAGAAATTTACAACAAAAAGTTAATCTATAAAGGATATACAATTCAGCCTTATTCGCCAAAAGCGGGTACGGGTTTAAGCTCTCACGAGTTAAATCAACCAGGTACATACCAAGATGTAACAGATACCACAGTTGTTGCACAATTTAAAGCAGTAGCAAACACACTTCCAGGTTTTTTACAAAATGAAGGAACTGTTTATTTTATAGCTTGGACAACTACACCTTGGACATTGCCAAGTAATACAGCATTAACGGTTGGACCTAAAATAGAATATGTTTTAGTAGAAACGTTTAATCAATATACATTTGAACCTATTAAAGTAATTTTAGCTAAAAAATTAGTTGGAAAACAATTTGCAGGTAAAAACAATGTAGAAGTAGAAACTACAGAAGAACTAAGTACTTATAATGCAGGTGATAAAAAAATACCTTACCACGTTATTAAAGAGTTTGTTGGTAAAGATTTAGTTGATATTAAATACGAACCCGTTTTAGATTACTGTTTGCCAAACGATAATCCGCAAGATGCTTTTAGAGTAATTGCTGGAGATTTTGTTACTACAGAAGACGGAACAGGAATTGTACATACCGCACCAACTTTTGGAGCAGATGATGCAATGGTTGCAAAACAAGCAGTGCCACCAATTCCGCCAATGTTGGTAAAAGATGAAAACGATAATTTAGTTCCTTTAGTAGATTTACAAGGAAAATTTAGACCAGAAATGGGCGAATTTGCAGGTAAATATGTAAAGAACGAATATTATAATGATGGCGAAGCACCAGAAAGATCTATTGATGTTGAATTGGCTATTAAGTTAAAAACAGAAAATAAAGCTTTTAAAGTAGAAAAATACAAACACAGTTATCCTAATTGTTGGCGTACAGATAAACCAATCTTATATTATCCATTAGATTCTTGGTTTATTAAAGTAACCGATGTTAAAGATAGAATGCACTCTTTAAACAAAACCATTAACTGGAAACCTGAATCTACAGGTACAGGTCGTTTTGGAAACTGGTTGGCAAATGCAAATGATTGGAATTTATCTCGTTCTCGTTATTGGGGAATTCCATTACCAATCTGGAGATCAGAAGATGGTAAAGAAGAAATTTGTATTGGTTCTGTTAAAGAATTAAAAGAAGAAATGGCGAATGCTGTAGCTGCTGGTGTTTTAGCAAAAGACATTTTCGAAGATTTTGAAGTTGATAATAACTCGGAAGAAAACTATGCGAAAATAGATTTACATAAAAATATTGTGGATGAAATTGTATTAGTTTCAGCATCTGGACAACCAATGAAACGTGAAAGCGATTTAATTGATGTTTGGTTCGATTCTGGTTCTATGCCTTATGCACAATGGCATTATCCGTTTGAAAACAAACAAAAAATTGATGGAAACGAATCTTTTCCTGCAGATTTTATCGCAGAAGGAGTAGACCAAACACGTGGTTGGTTTTATACTTTACATGCAATTGCAACCATGGTTTTTGATTCTGTAGCGTATAAAAACGTAGTTTCTAACGGTTTGGTTTTAGATAAAAACGGACATAAAATGTCTAAACGTCTAGGAAATGCAACAGATCCTTTTACAACATTATCAACGTATGGAGCAGATGCAACACGTTGGTACATGATTGCAAATGCAAACCCTTGGGACAATTTAAAATTTGATTTAGATGGAATTGAAGAGGTAAAACGTAAATTCTTCGGAACTTTATATAACACCTATTCATTTTTTACTTTATATACAAATCTTGATGGTTTTTCTTATGAAGAAGCAGATATTCCTTTAGAAAAAAGACCAGAAATAGACCGTTGGGTTTTATCAGAATTACATACTTTAATTGCTAAGGTTGATAAATTCTACGAAGAATATGAGCCTACAAGAGCTGCTAGAGCAATAAGTGATTTTACTCAAGATTACTTAAGTAACTGGTACGTACGTTTAAGTAGAAGACGTTTTTGGAAAGGAGATTATCAAACAGATAAAATTTCTGCATATCAAACTTTATACACGTGTATGAATACGATTGCAAAATTAGCATCGCCAATTGCGCCATTTTTTATGGACAGATTGTATCAAGATTTAAACTCTGTAACCGGTAAAGAAACATCAGAAAGTATACATTTATCTAATTTTCCAGTATACGATGCAAGTTTTGTTGATAAAAGCTTGGAGCGTAAAATGGAAAATGCACAAATTATATCATCTTTAGTTTTATCACTTAGAGCAAAAGAAAAGATTAAAGTGCGTCAACCATTACAAAAAATTATGATTCCTGTTGATAGTGAACAACAGAAAGAAGAAATTTTAGCCGTTGCAAACTTAATTAAGAACGAGGTAAACATTAAGGAAATTCAGATTTTAGATGACGCTTCAGATATTTTAATCAAACAAATTAAGCCGAATTTTAAAACATTAGGCCCAAAGTTTGGAAAAGATATGCGCTTTATAGCTGCCGAGGTTCAGAAGTTTAATCAAGAAGATATTAACAAAATAGAAAAAGATAAAAACATTCTTCTTGACATTAATGGAAAAAATATTATTTTGGAGCTCTCGGATGTAGAGATATCATCTAAGGATATAGAAGGATGGTTGGTTGCAAATGAAGGAGCGTTAACAGTTGCTTTAGATGTTACAATAACAGAAGAATTACGTAAAGAAGGAGTTGCTAGAGAATTGGTAAACAGAATTCAGAATGCACGTAAAGACACTGGTTTAGAAGTAACAGATAGAATAAAGTTGACGGTTTTAAATTTTGAGAACTTACAGAAATCTATCATAGATAATAAGGAGTACATTATGAGTGAAACATTAACTAAAGAATTAGTTTTTGTGGATGTGTTAGAAAATGGTACAGAAATTGAATTTGATACCATAAAAAGTAGAATATTAATAGAAAAAATGTAA
- a CDS encoding TerB family tellurite resistance protein, translated as MGSFTKWLGAGLGFTFGGPIGAAIGFAVGSFVDGFSEKDLNEEQLDYERSRQRGSRSTADTQSGDFEMSLLVLASIVIKSDGKVDQRELDFVRAQFVGMYGKERANNAFKLFNGIIKKQVSARQVCIQIRQNMSHASRLQLLHFLFGIAKADQFVSETEVEEIRKIAGYLYINQNDFESIKAMFYDSSENAYKILELEKTATDAEVKSGYRKMVKKYHPDKLQGLGEEHLKGANEKFQSIQAAYEQIKKERGL; from the coding sequence ATGGGAAGTTTTACAAAATGGTTAGGAGCAGGTTTAGGATTTACTTTTGGGGGTCCAATAGGTGCAGCCATTGGTTTTGCAGTAGGTAGTTTTGTAGATGGTTTTTCAGAAAAAGATTTAAATGAAGAACAACTAGATTACGAAAGAAGCAGACAAAGAGGTAGTAGAAGTACTGCAGACACACAATCTGGAGATTTTGAAATGAGTTTACTTGTTTTGGCATCCATAGTAATAAAATCTGACGGAAAAGTAGATCAAAGAGAGCTAGATTTTGTACGTGCTCAATTTGTGGGGATGTATGGTAAAGAAAGAGCAAACAATGCGTTTAAACTTTTTAACGGAATTATAAAAAAGCAAGTTTCTGCACGTCAGGTTTGTATTCAAATCAGACAAAACATGTCGCATGCATCACGTTTACAATTGTTGCACTTTTTGTTTGGTATTGCAAAAGCAGATCAATTTGTGTCAGAAACAGAAGTAGAAGAAATTAGAAAAATTGCGGGCTATTTATACATCAATCAAAATGATTTTGAATCTATAAAAGCCATGTTTTATGATTCTTCAGAGAATGCTTATAAAATTTTAGAACTAGAAAAAACAGCCACAGATGCAGAGGTAAAAAGTGGTTACAGAAAAATGGTAAAAAAATACCATCCAGATAAATTACAAGGTTTAGGAGAAGAACATTTAAAAGGTGCCAACGAAAAGTTTCAGAGCATACAGGCAGCTTACGAACAAATAAAAAAAGAAAGAGGCTTGTAA
- a CDS encoding BrxA/BrxB family bacilliredoxin codes for MYPEELVKPMRDELIKAGFEALYTSEDVENAMSKKGTTLVMVNSVCGCAAGTARPGAIASLGAEKTPTNLTTVFAGVEKESTQRAREFMVPFPPSSPAIALFKDGNLVHMLERHHIEGRSAQMIAQNLAQAYEEFC; via the coding sequence ATGTATCCAGAAGAATTAGTAAAACCAATGCGCGATGAGTTAATCAAAGCTGGTTTTGAAGCATTATATACAAGTGAAGATGTTGAAAACGCAATGTCTAAAAAAGGAACAACTTTAGTGATGGTAAACTCTGTTTGTGGTTGTGCAGCAGGTACTGCTAGACCAGGGGCAATTGCTTCTCTTGGGGCTGAGAAAACACCAACAAACTTAACAACTGTTTTTGCAGGTGTGGAAAAAGAATCTACACAAAGAGCACGTGAGTTTATGGTACCTTTTCCTCCATCATCGCCAGCAATTGCATTGTTTAAAGATGGTAATTTAGTGCACATGCTAGAGCGCCACCATATTGAAGGTAGATCTGCACAAATGATTGCACAAAACTTAGCGCAGGCTTACGAAGAGTTTTGTTAA
- a CDS encoding universal stress protein — MKNILFPTDFSEISLNAFAYAMAYAQKLEATLIVYHSYHEDTSVDEKTQSIYDKIDIDNFRNKKDKFPPFEKLIKASKKGNLKVKYIVDQGIFVNSLFKYVAKRDDKIEIIIMGTRNTGNSSLFNIFMETDTIKILEEIDKPVIAVPAKAKFDGDLNNIMFLVDYRDEEIVPLEKLTKIAKEFSAQLHVVHFDLAHGESITPLMNKFKENLTVNYKKTKFISIDSINLKGSLTEYCQKNEIDMVCLLNQERNLYQRLFTFSLAEDLINHIDIPVMAIYLK; from the coding sequence ATGAAAAATATATTGTTTCCAACAGACTTTTCAGAAATTTCTTTAAACGCTTTTGCATACGCTATGGCATATGCTCAAAAATTAGAAGCTACTTTAATTGTGTATCACTCTTACCACGAAGACACTTCGGTAGATGAAAAAACGCAATCTATTTATGATAAAATAGATATCGATAATTTTAGAAATAAAAAAGATAAATTTCCACCCTTCGAAAAACTTATTAAAGCTAGTAAAAAAGGAAATTTAAAAGTAAAATATATTGTAGATCAAGGTATTTTTGTAAACTCCTTATTTAAATATGTTGCCAAACGAGATGATAAAATTGAAATCATTATAATGGGAACACGTAATACAGGAAACAGTAGTCTCTTTAATATTTTTATGGAAACGGATACTATTAAAATTTTAGAAGAAATAGACAAACCTGTTATTGCCGTTCCTGCAAAAGCCAAATTTGATGGAGACCTTAATAACATTATGTTTTTAGTAGATTATAGAGACGAAGAAATTGTACCTCTAGAAAAATTAACTAAAATTGCAAAAGAATTCAGTGCTCAATTACATGTTGTACACTTCGATTTAGCCCACGGAGAATCTATTACTCCTTTAATGAATAAGTTTAAGGAAAACCTAACTGTTAATTACAAAAAAACAAAATTTATTTCTATTGATAGTATAAACCTAAAAGGATCATTAACAGAATATTGTCAAAAAAACGAAATAGATATGGTGTGTTTATTAAACCAAGAACGTAACTTATATCAGCGATTATTTACCTTTAGTTTAGCAGAAGATTTAATAAATCATATAGACATTCCGGTGATGGCTATTTATCTAAAATAA
- a CDS encoding HD domain-containing protein — MNKTNIINNTIAFVKKELENAEGGHDWFHIERVYKNAILISKEEKVDAFVVSLGALLHDIADPKFYNGDETVGPRMAATFLERQKVDNEIIEHVVSIINHISFKNSFDKKVKTFTSKELEVVQDADRLDAIGAIGIARCFNYGGFKNRALYDPEISPNLNMTKEEYKSSSAPTINHFYEKLLLLKDKMNTLSGQKIAADRHSFMVNFLEQFDDEWNGIK; from the coding sequence ATGAATAAAACCAACATTATAAATAATACCATTGCTTTTGTTAAGAAAGAATTAGAAAATGCAGAAGGAGGACACGATTGGTTTCATATAGAGCGTGTTTATAAGAATGCTATTTTAATTTCTAAAGAAGAAAAAGTAGATGCTTTTGTGGTTTCTTTAGGAGCTTTATTGCATGATATTGCAGACCCTAAATTTTATAATGGTGATGAAACTGTTGGCCCTAGAATGGCAGCTACTTTTTTAGAGAGGCAAAAAGTTGACAACGAGATAATAGAACATGTTGTTAGTATTATCAACCATATTTCTTTTAAAAATTCTTTTGATAAAAAGGTAAAAACATTTACTTCTAAAGAATTAGAAGTGGTACAAGATGCAGACCGATTAGATGCTATTGGGGCCATAGGTATTGCTCGATGTTTTAATTATGGTGGATTTAAAAATAGAGCACTTTATGATCCAGAAATTTCTCCGAATTTAAACATGACTAAAGAAGAGTACAAAAGTTCTTCTGCCCCAACCATAAATCACTTTTACGAAAAACTATTACTTTTAAAAGATAAAATGAACACTCTTTCTGGGCAAAAAATTGCTGCAGATAGGCATTCTTTTATGGTAAATTTTTTAGAACAATTTGATGATGAATGGAATGGTATTAAGTAG
- a CDS encoding AraC family transcriptional regulator codes for MMNVKPTLEKISPDFGSSILVKKHTEFLKQIKAFWHFHPEIELVYVNKGKGKRHIGNHLSYFNNSQLLLIGSNLPHNGFTDRLTTNGSETLVQFKPDFLGEDFFEVPEMKPISILFEKAKKGILFGVKTKEKLGPRIEKISEKKGFKQILILLEILHTLSKSEDYTLLNADGFAFETQPQDSSKIDIIFKHINENFNQHISLDEISNLVSMTVPAFCRFFKKTTGKTFTKLVNEYRVVHATKLLSESQTSITDICFECGFNNFSHFNKLFKEFTGKSASKYRSEMISLVQ; via the coding sequence ATGATGAATGTGAAACCAACTTTAGAAAAAATTAGTCCAGATTTTGGAAGCTCTATACTGGTAAAAAAACATACTGAGTTTTTAAAGCAAATAAAGGCATTTTGGCACTTTCACCCAGAAATAGAATTAGTTTATGTAAATAAAGGTAAGGGTAAAAGACATATTGGTAATCATTTATCATACTTTAATAATAGTCAGTTGTTATTAATAGGTTCTAACTTGCCACATAATGGATTTACAGATAGGTTAACCACAAATGGTTCTGAAACGTTAGTGCAATTTAAACCAGATTTTTTAGGAGAAGATTTTTTTGAAGTACCAGAGATGAAACCTATTAGTATTTTGTTTGAAAAAGCCAAAAAGGGTATTCTTTTTGGTGTAAAAACCAAAGAAAAATTAGGGCCAAGGATTGAAAAAATATCTGAAAAGAAAGGTTTTAAGCAAATTTTAATTTTATTAGAAATATTACACACCCTTTCTAAGTCTGAAGATTATACGCTTTTAAATGCAGATGGTTTTGCTTTTGAAACACAACCGCAAGATAGTAGTAAAATAGATATTATTTTTAAACATATAAACGAGAACTTTAATCAACATATTAGTTTAGATGAAATTTCTAATTTAGTGAGTATGACGGTTCCTGCATTTTGTAGGTTTTTTAAGAAAACAACAGGTAAAACGTTTACAAAATTAGTAAATGAATATAGGGTTGTACACGCAACTAAATTACTATCAGAAAGTCAAACAAGTATTACAGATATTTGTTTTGAATGCGGATTTAATAATTTTTCTCACTTTAATAAGTTGTTTAAAGAATTTACAGGAAAATCAGCATCAAAATATAGAAGTGAAATGATTAGTTTGGTGCAATAA
- a CDS encoding enoyl-CoA hydratase/isomerase family protein, translated as MKFENILVEKKDSLAQITINRPKKLNALNKATIKELNIAFAALEDDETTRAIILTGSGDKAFVAGADISEFADFSVEEGANLSRLGHEILFDYVANLSIPVIAAINGFALGGGLELAMACHFRVASDNAKMGLPEVSLGVIPGYGGTQRLPQLVGKGKAMEMIMTAGMISAEEAKESGLVNHVTTQEELLPLAEKIAGKITRNSSDAISAAIRAINAGFEEGVNGFDVEVEEFGECFGTEDFNEGTAAFLGKRKPNF; from the coding sequence ATGAAATTCGAGAATATTTTAGTTGAAAAAAAAGATAGTTTAGCACAGATTACTATCAACAGGCCTAAAAAATTAAATGCTTTAAATAAGGCGACTATCAAGGAGTTAAATATTGCTTTTGCAGCATTGGAAGATGATGAAACTACCAGGGCAATTATTTTAACGGGTAGCGGTGATAAAGCTTTTGTTGCAGGAGCAGATATTTCTGAATTTGCTGATTTTTCGGTAGAAGAAGGTGCTAATTTATCTAGACTTGGACATGAAATTTTATTCGATTATGTAGCAAACCTATCGATTCCTGTAATTGCGGCAATTAATGGTTTTGCATTAGGAGGTGGTTTAGAGTTAGCAATGGCTTGTCATTTTAGAGTGGCGTCAGATAATGCTAAAATGGGATTGCCAGAAGTTTCTTTAGGGGTGATTCCTGGTTATGGAGGTACACAACGTTTGCCGCAATTAGTAGGTAAAGGAAAAGCCATGGAAATGATTATGACTGCTGGTATGATTTCTGCAGAAGAAGCAAAAGAATCTGGTTTGGTAAATCATGTTACTACACAAGAGGAATTATTACCTTTAGCAGAAAAAATAGCAGGTAAGATTACAAGGAATTCTTCGGATGCAATTTCTGCAGCAATTAGAGCAATTAATGCTGGTTTTGAAGAAGGTGTTAATGGTTTTGATGTAGAAGTTGAGGAGTTTGGAGAATGTTTTGGTACAGAAGATTTTAATGAAGGTACTGCCGCTTTTTTAGGGAAGCGAAAACCTAATTTTTAA